TATCTCACCCCCCCTCCCTCTCCCCCCCTGTGCTTTTTGTGTGGGGGGCTGTTTTTTGTTTAAACCACCCCCCCCCGCCCCGCCTCGGCGCCCCCCCCCCCCCCCCCCCGCGGCCCTGGTGGCCGCGGGCGACAACCGCCATACGCTGTGGCGCACGCCGTCCGGCGCGGCGACGTCCAGCAGGGGCGCCTCGGCTGCGCCCTCGTCCACCGCGGCGTCCAGCTCCGCGGTCGCCCGGTAGGCCAGGAACACGATGCCCGTCTGCGCTCGCAACGCCACCATGTGCCGCGTCCGGTCGTCCTCCTTGTCGCGGCGCGTTCGCTCGTGGCGCTTGATGACGTCGCGGTCGTACTCGTCGAGCGAGAAGCAGCCGGCCAGCCCGATCTGCTCGTGCTCCCCCGCCTGCATGCGGTAGAGGTACAGCGCCGGTGCCGGGTCGACGACGAGCGGCGCCCGCTCGGCCAGGGTCTTCAGGTTGCGGGCCGCCCGCTCGTAGACGGCCGGGCCGTACGGATCGGCACCGTCCGGCAGATCGATCTCCGCGCGCGACACGTGGAGAAAGCTGAGCGGGTTGTCCGCAGCCAGCCGCCGCGCCTCGCGGATCGACACGACGTCGTAGGGGACGGCGGCGACGGCCGCGGCGGCTGCCGGCGCCGGGCGCAGTGCGCGGAACGGGCGGATGATGGCCAAGGCGGACGGTTCGCTAGTTGGCGGCCACGGAGGCCAACGGCGCTATGGTCGGTGCAGACCCGAGCCGGGCGAGCGCCTCGTCCCGCACCGCCTCGAACGCCTCGCGATGCGCATCCGGCACGGGATCGCCGGGCGGCAGGTTGCGGTGCTCGAGAAGCGGATTGACGAACACGCCGTTCTTCCGCATCCGGTAGTCGAGGTGCGGGCCGGTCGACAGCCCCGTCGAGCCGACCTTCCCGATCTCCTGGCCCTGAAACACGCGCCGGCCGCGGCGGATGCCGCTGCCGAACGCGGAGAGATGCAGGTAGTACGTCTCGTAGCCGTTGGTGTGGCGCAACCGCACCATGTTGCCGGACCCGCCGCTACGCCCGGCCGAGACGACCGTTCCGGTGGCCACGGCGATGACCGGGGTGCCGGTAGGCGCGCCGTAGTCGACGCCGAGATGGGGCCGCACGCCGCCGAGGATCGGATGCACGCGCCGGTAGGAG
The window above is part of the Acidobacteriota bacterium genome. Proteins encoded here:
- a CDS encoding DUF1015 domain-containing protein, producing the protein MAIIRPFRALRPAPAAAAAVAAVPYDVVSIREARRLAADNPLSFLHVSRAEIDLPDGADPYGPAVYERAARNLKTLAERAPLVVDPAPALYLYRMQAGEHEQIGLAGCFSLDEYDRDVIKRHERTRRDKEDDRTRHMVALRAQTGIVFLAYRATAELDAAVDEGAAEAPLLDVAAPDGVRHSVWRLSPAATRAAGGGGGGRRGGAGGGGLNKKQPPTQKAQGGRGRGGEI